The following coding sequences lie in one Streptomyces sp. NBC_00510 genomic window:
- a CDS encoding SRPBCC family protein — protein MKLFSAGPPLGELHEEYAKKGRLDERAPVRSTSSVTVDAPVAAVWRLVSDLRAWNTWRSDARVVELGAVVPDARFRWKLRGTPITSSFAVVAPERELSWTGLAMGWMKAVDRMRMAPTDDGRTVVTIEESLSGPLLTLFYDSARLRRGHEDILRMLKAAAQESRASCRPGT, from the coding sequence ATGAAGCTGTTCTCCGCGGGCCCGCCGCTCGGGGAACTGCACGAGGAGTACGCGAAGAAGGGCCGGCTGGACGAGCGCGCGCCGGTCAGGTCGACCAGTTCGGTCACCGTTGACGCACCGGTCGCCGCGGTGTGGCGGCTCGTCAGCGACCTGCGCGCCTGGAACACGTGGCGCTCCGACGCCCGCGTCGTCGAGCTCGGGGCCGTGGTACCGGACGCACGCTTCCGCTGGAAGCTGCGGGGGACGCCCATCACGTCCTCCTTCGCCGTGGTGGCGCCCGAGCGGGAGCTGTCGTGGACCGGGCTGGCGATGGGCTGGATGAAGGCGGTCGACCGGATGCGGATGGCACCCACGGACGACGGCCGGACGGTCGTCACGATCGAGGAGTCGCTCTCCGGGCCGCTCCTCACGCTGTTCTACGACAGCGCACGGCTCCGCAGGGGCCACGAGGACATACTCCGCATGCTGAAGGCCGCCGCGCAGGAGAGCAGGGCCTCGTGCAGGCCGGGGACCTAG
- a CDS encoding TetR/AcrR family transcriptional regulator has protein sequence MSGTTATPGQRADMVRNRRLLLEAATAAFAERGVDVPIGEIAQRAGLAKGTVFRHFASKEDLLAAIMFQLLDQLIGSAGRLLEADDAGAALREFMTDGVEALATDRAFCEVIGRPSLQHAEVRDRIALLCDAAEALTARAREQGAVRGDITGTDVVLLLGGIHQTAAPLLPIQPQAWRRYLALAFDGLRATDSGPLPEPPPARLEIADPTTSP, from the coding sequence ATGAGCGGGACGACAGCCACTCCGGGCCAGCGGGCGGACATGGTGCGCAACCGACGCCTGCTGCTCGAGGCGGCGACGGCGGCGTTCGCCGAGCGCGGGGTCGACGTGCCGATCGGTGAGATCGCCCAGCGGGCAGGCCTGGCCAAGGGCACGGTCTTCCGGCACTTCGCCTCGAAGGAGGACCTCCTCGCGGCGATCATGTTCCAGTTGCTCGACCAGCTCATCGGCTCGGCCGGCCGCCTCCTGGAGGCCGACGACGCGGGGGCGGCGCTGCGCGAGTTCATGACCGACGGCGTCGAGGCGCTCGCCACCGACCGTGCGTTCTGCGAGGTGATCGGCCGCCCGTCGCTGCAGCACGCCGAGGTCCGCGACCGCATCGCCCTACTCTGCGACGCCGCCGAGGCGCTCACGGCCCGGGCGCGCGAGCAAGGCGCCGTGCGCGGCGACATCACGGGGACCGACGTCGTCCTGCTGCTCGGCGGGATCCACCAGACGGCGGCACCGCTGCTCCCCATCCAGCCGCAGGCGTGGCGCCGCTACCTCGCGCTGGCCTTCGACGGGCTGCGCGCCACCGACTCCGGGCCCCTGCCGGAACCGCCGCCCGCGCGCCTGGAGATCGCCGACCCCACGACGTCGCCGTAG